A single Pararhizobium sp. A13 DNA region contains:
- the iolG gene encoding inositol 2-dehydrogenase — protein MLRIAVLGCGRIGQMHAANVARHTRAELAAVFDVHRPSAEKVAAALGVTAAASADEIFASDKVDAVLIATATPTHADYIEMAVAAGKAVLCEKPIDLNLARVNVCAAKIGDTKIPIQLGFNRRYDPGHSAARAAMLAGEIGELHQVIITSRDPAIPPRAYLEAAGGLFRDMTIHDFDLARFMLGEEPTEIFAVANALIDPALGADLNEVDSAMFVLRTASGKQCHINNSRTAVYGYDQRVELMGSDGMLISDNRRPHELRRFTSKSVEASEPYQFFFLERYLEAFMAEIDGFVDCVEKGAVPLASFEDGRRALILAEAAYISMKERRLVQVSEVTA, from the coding sequence ATGTTACGTATTGCCGTTCTTGGATGCGGTCGCATTGGGCAAATGCATGCCGCCAATGTAGCACGCCATACGCGCGCCGAGTTGGCTGCGGTTTTTGACGTCCACCGCCCATCCGCGGAAAAGGTCGCTGCGGCACTGGGTGTGACGGCCGCAGCCAGCGCCGACGAAATATTCGCTTCAGACAAGGTAGATGCCGTTCTGATCGCCACGGCGACGCCGACGCACGCAGACTATATCGAAATGGCTGTGGCGGCGGGCAAGGCGGTCCTGTGCGAAAAACCGATCGATCTCAATCTTGCACGCGTCAACGTGTGCGCCGCCAAGATCGGCGATACCAAAATTCCTATCCAGTTGGGGTTCAATCGGCGTTACGACCCTGGCCACAGTGCAGCGCGCGCCGCGATGCTGGCCGGAGAGATCGGCGAACTGCATCAGGTCATCATCACATCCCGAGATCCGGCCATCCCACCGCGTGCCTATCTGGAAGCCGCCGGCGGTTTGTTCCGCGACATGACGATTCATGACTTCGACCTTGCCCGCTTCATGCTCGGAGAAGAACCAACCGAAATCTTCGCAGTTGCAAATGCTCTGATCGATCCCGCTCTCGGTGCGGATTTGAACGAGGTGGACAGTGCAATGTTCGTCCTGCGGACCGCCTCGGGCAAGCAATGCCACATCAATAATTCACGCACGGCCGTCTATGGCTATGACCAGCGGGTCGAGCTGATGGGAAGCGACGGCATGCTGATCTCGGACAATCGCAGGCCACACGAGTTGCGGCGTTTCACAAGCAAGTCCGTCGAAGCCAGCGAACCCTATCAGTTCTTTTTCCTCGAACGCTATCTTGAAGCGTTCATGGCCGAGATCGACGGTTTCGTGGATTGCGTCGAGAAGGGGGCAGTCCCTTTGGCCAGCTTCGAAGACGGGCGCCGAGCCCTCATCCTTGCCGAAGCCGCTTACATCTCAATGAAAGAGCGCCGTTTGGTGCAGGTGTCCGAAGTCACTGCCTAA
- a CDS encoding amino acid ABC transporter permease, with product MYFGGSFTWGDFQFLLSGAVTTLAITLAAVVIGTVLGVLFGLVRASAPWWIGNTLGAVLDVFRSVPLLIQLVLFNSFNSMLRLNWPTFAVGCICLGIYASAFCTEIVRSGVGAVPQTTRRAARSLGLSWRQELTSITLPIATRVVFPSWIGLTLGVMKDTALVLWIGIVELLRSSQIVTSRVQEPLLILGITGLIYFVMSFPIARLGNQLEKKWGTQ from the coding sequence ATGTATTTTGGTGGATCATTCACGTGGGGCGACTTCCAGTTCCTGCTTTCGGGAGCCGTGACCACGCTCGCGATTACCCTCGCCGCCGTCGTGATCGGGACTGTCCTGGGCGTCTTGTTCGGCCTTGTGAGAGCAAGCGCTCCCTGGTGGATCGGCAACACGCTCGGCGCCGTCCTTGACGTATTCCGGTCCGTGCCGCTCCTCATTCAGCTCGTGTTGTTCAATTCGTTCAACAGCATGCTCAGGCTGAACTGGCCGACCTTTGCTGTCGGCTGCATATGTCTGGGAATCTACGCTTCGGCCTTCTGCACCGAGATCGTCAGAAGTGGCGTCGGTGCAGTTCCCCAGACGACACGCAGGGCCGCCCGATCTCTCGGTCTCAGCTGGCGGCAGGAACTGACCTCTATCACCCTGCCGATAGCCACCCGGGTCGTCTTTCCGAGCTGGATCGGGCTAACGCTCGGCGTGATGAAAGACACAGCGCTCGTCTTATGGATCGGCATCGTTGAACTTCTGCGGAGTTCGCAGATCGTAACATCGCGCGTTCAAGAACCCTTGCTGATCTTGGGCATCACCGGGCTGATCTACTTCGTAATGAGCTTTCCAATCGCCAGGCTCGGAAATCAACTTGAGAAAAAGTGGGGCACCCAATGA
- a CDS encoding LacI family DNA-binding transcriptional regulator translates to MVANRLNSGTWKGPTVHEIARLAGVGPATVDRVLNNRDGVRERTRARVLGALEKLKNERSDSDAPVQIRLFCDSGETFNAAMAAAASDVNRSVSGVEVEGTYVTTSAVDPIAFARQIEQEGGGADGVVIIAREHPAINRAIRKLRTISIPVVCLTTDLPSSRRSVYIGNDQHAAGSVAALLIGNALPRERNSILIVMSVPFRCQQEREMGFRRVLRSDFHHLKIEERVISDERPENTCEQLTRYFEANGHPAAIYNVAGANRGIAKALENAGKADETVFVGHELTNHSRGLLESGIMDYVISHDFVSELAAAARWIKENLNGVTAEPSHSQILVHTRYNCGL, encoded by the coding sequence ATGGTGGCAAATCGCTTGAATTCCGGTACGTGGAAAGGCCCGACGGTTCATGAAATCGCTCGGCTGGCAGGGGTTGGTCCAGCAACAGTCGACAGGGTCCTGAACAATCGTGACGGCGTCAGGGAACGAACCAGAGCGCGTGTCTTGGGAGCGCTCGAAAAGTTGAAGAACGAACGCTCCGACAGCGATGCGCCCGTCCAGATCCGGCTCTTTTGCGACTCCGGCGAAACGTTCAACGCGGCCATGGCTGCAGCTGCCTCGGACGTCAATCGGAGCGTTTCCGGCGTGGAGGTCGAGGGTACCTATGTGACCACCAGCGCCGTCGATCCTATCGCTTTCGCCAGACAGATCGAGCAGGAAGGTGGCGGCGCCGATGGCGTCGTGATCATCGCGCGCGAACACCCCGCGATCAATCGCGCCATACGAAAACTTCGAACCATAAGCATCCCGGTCGTCTGTCTAACGACGGATCTTCCGAGCTCCCGAAGGAGCGTCTATATAGGAAACGACCAGCACGCAGCCGGCAGTGTGGCGGCGCTGCTGATCGGCAACGCTCTGCCCAGGGAACGCAACAGCATCCTGATCGTCATGAGCGTGCCCTTTCGTTGCCAGCAAGAGCGTGAAATGGGATTTCGCAGAGTTCTGCGTTCCGATTTCCACCACCTGAAGATCGAGGAGCGCGTGATCTCGGACGAGCGGCCGGAGAACACATGCGAGCAACTAACCCGGTATTTTGAAGCGAACGGCCACCCTGCCGCGATTTATAACGTCGCCGGCGCAAATCGCGGCATCGCAAAGGCGCTGGAGAACGCTGGCAAAGCTGACGAAACAGTGTTCGTTGGGCATGAACTGACGAACCATTCCCGCGGCTTGCTTGAATCGGGGATCATGGATTACGTGATCTCCCACGACTTTGTCAGCGAACTTGCGGCGGCGGCCAGGTGGATAAAGGAAAACTTGAACGGCGTGACGGCTGAGCCGTCTCACTCCCAAATACTCGTGCACACCCGGTACAACTGCGGACTCTGA
- a CDS encoding SDR family oxidoreductase: MNKVDGKIAVVTGGTQGLGAAIATRLAEAGAAGLVTCGRNRAKGEAVAASIRAKTGCTVRFVQADLERVADCRAIFDATDEAFGRVDILVNAAGLTDRGDILTTDEDLFDRMFAVNARAPFFLMQEAIRRMVRDNIEGAIVNIGSTSALAGQPFISPYCASKAALATFTRNTAFAAMRNKIRVNQLNIGWMASDGEDRIQREYHGADENWLEKAAADQPFGRLLAPEEVAKAVAFLASDDAGLMTGSVINFDQSVWGAYPFAPPTPVAKLAV, translated from the coding sequence ATGAACAAAGTCGATGGAAAGATCGCAGTGGTTACCGGTGGAACGCAGGGCCTTGGCGCGGCTATCGCAACACGGTTGGCGGAAGCAGGCGCCGCTGGCCTAGTGACCTGTGGCCGAAACCGTGCAAAAGGTGAAGCCGTCGCCGCAAGCATCCGCGCGAAAACCGGATGCACCGTTCGCTTCGTTCAGGCCGACCTTGAAAGGGTTGCCGACTGCCGGGCGATATTCGACGCCACGGACGAGGCCTTCGGGCGCGTGGATATCCTGGTGAATGCCGCTGGCCTTACGGATCGCGGCGACATTCTGACGACCGACGAGGATTTGTTTGACCGCATGTTCGCTGTCAACGCGCGGGCTCCGTTCTTCCTCATGCAGGAAGCAATTCGACGGATGGTGCGCGACAATATCGAAGGTGCTATTGTAAATATCGGCTCAACCTCTGCGCTCGCCGGCCAGCCGTTCATTTCGCCCTACTGCGCATCCAAGGCAGCCTTGGCGACGTTCACTCGGAATACCGCGTTCGCGGCCATGAGAAACAAAATCCGGGTGAACCAGCTGAACATTGGATGGATGGCATCTGATGGAGAAGATCGGATTCAGCGGGAATATCATGGCGCTGACGAAAACTGGCTTGAAAAAGCGGCTGCCGACCAACCCTTCGGGCGTCTTCTTGCGCCAGAAGAAGTGGCCAAGGCGGTTGCGTTTCTTGCCTCGGATGATGCCGGTCTCATGACGGGGTCTGTGATCAATTTTGACCAATCCGTATGGGGTGCATATCCGTTTGCGCCTCCGACGCCGGTGGCGAAGCTCGCGGTATAA
- a CDS encoding proline racemase family protein, which yields MRSSKIVHVVSCHAEGEVGDVIVGGVAPPPGATIWEQSRWIAEDENLRNFVLNEPRGGVFRHVNLLVPPKNPKAQMGWIIMEPVDTPPMSGSNAMCVSTVLLDTGIIPMEEPITRMVLEAPGGLIEVEAECRNGKADRIRVRNVPSFADKLDVKIEVDGVGTVTVDTAYGGDSFVIVDAASLGLNLSPDQARDIARIGVKITDAANEQLGFKHPANDWSHISFCQMTDPVVMKDGVLRGKNAVAIRPGKIDRSPCGTGCSARMAVLHAKGQMKVGDKFVGTSLLDSEFHCSINQELDINGTSAISPIISGRAWIIGTKQLMVDPADPFQGGYRVSDTWPMDN from the coding sequence TTGCGCTCATCCAAGATCGTCCACGTCGTCAGCTGCCATGCCGAAGGTGAAGTCGGCGACGTCATTGTCGGCGGCGTCGCGCCTCCTCCAGGAGCAACCATTTGGGAGCAGTCCCGCTGGATCGCCGAAGACGAAAACCTGCGCAACTTCGTCCTGAACGAACCGCGTGGCGGTGTCTTCCGGCATGTCAATCTGCTGGTGCCGCCGAAGAACCCGAAGGCGCAGATGGGCTGGATCATCATGGAGCCTGTCGATACGCCCCCGATGTCGGGGTCGAACGCGATGTGCGTCTCGACGGTTCTGCTCGACACCGGGATCATCCCGATGGAAGAACCGATCACGCGCATGGTCCTGGAGGCACCCGGCGGTTTGATCGAAGTCGAAGCTGAATGCCGCAACGGCAAGGCCGACCGTATCCGCGTCCGCAACGTTCCGTCTTTTGCTGACAAGCTCGACGTAAAGATCGAAGTCGACGGGGTCGGCACGGTAACCGTTGACACCGCATATGGCGGCGACAGCTTCGTCATCGTCGACGCCGCTTCGCTCGGCCTGAACCTCAGCCCCGACCAGGCGCGTGACATTGCGCGCATAGGCGTGAAGATTACAGATGCCGCCAACGAACAGCTCGGATTCAAACATCCTGCGAACGACTGGAGCCACATCTCCTTCTGCCAGATGACCGATCCTGTCGTCATGAAGGATGGTGTTCTGCGCGGCAAGAACGCCGTCGCGATCCGGCCGGGCAAGATCGATCGTTCGCCTTGCGGCACTGGCTGCTCCGCACGCATGGCTGTCCTCCATGCCAAGGGACAGATGAAGGTCGGCGACAAGTTCGTCGGCACGTCGCTCCTGGACAGCGAGTTCCATTGCAGCATCAATCAGGAACTGGACATCAACGGCACGTCCGCAATCAGCCCGATAATTTCGGGCCGCGCCTGGATCATCGGAACGAAGCAACTGATGGTCGACCCTGCCGATCCGTTCCAAGGCGGATACCGCGTCTCCGATACCTGGCCGATGGACAATTGA
- a CDS encoding substrate-binding domain-containing protein produces the protein MNQPRPKPQTANELLSILNAAQGDLGKGARRLANFFIANLGTTALLSSSEVARRCGVNASSVVRLVQSLGFSGYREFQAVLQEHLSASMEEAKHLDAGTLTFPEMPKALRLHLFADSGRSFVETAETAAKNFCLQNPSVEIKAELHVSYMVDPNDFARRMEAAAAASDGIILVAREHPAVNDAVRVITGRGIPVICLTTDLPSSGRTAYVGSDQYVSGATAGWLCGRMLPRGESGQVLFVYSVPFRCHQDREQGFRHVLRSEFPTLAIEEKVSSNESVDVIYEAVRRYIGKNGPPAAIYNVSGANLGVGRALEDERISNTTVFVGHELNMNSRSLLERGIMDIAIGHDFEREIALSVECIKMARRGIQPVNRITQSQVFTRYNCAIF, from the coding sequence ATGAACCAGCCACGACCAAAGCCCCAGACCGCCAACGAACTGCTCTCAATCCTGAATGCGGCCCAGGGCGATTTAGGAAAAGGGGCGCGGAGGCTTGCCAATTTCTTCATTGCGAATCTCGGCACGACTGCGCTGCTTTCAAGCTCTGAGGTGGCGCGACGTTGCGGGGTCAATGCTTCCAGTGTTGTGCGGCTTGTCCAAAGCTTGGGTTTCTCGGGCTATCGCGAATTCCAAGCTGTTTTGCAGGAGCATCTGTCTGCATCGATGGAAGAGGCCAAACATCTGGATGCTGGAACTTTAACCTTCCCTGAGATGCCAAAGGCGCTACGCCTTCATCTTTTTGCCGATTCAGGGCGGTCGTTCGTCGAGACTGCGGAAACCGCCGCCAAGAATTTCTGCCTTCAAAACCCATCGGTGGAAATCAAGGCTGAGCTGCATGTTTCCTATATGGTCGATCCCAACGATTTTGCGCGGCGGATGGAAGCGGCTGCAGCGGCCTCGGACGGCATCATATTGGTTGCCAGAGAGCACCCAGCGGTAAATGATGCCGTTAGGGTCATCACGGGGCGCGGCATTCCCGTCATTTGTCTAACGACGGACCTGCCTTCATCCGGAAGAACCGCCTATGTCGGATCGGACCAGTATGTATCCGGCGCCACAGCGGGCTGGCTTTGTGGTCGTATGCTGCCCCGTGGTGAGAGCGGTCAGGTGCTGTTTGTCTACAGCGTTCCTTTTCGTTGCCATCAGGACCGCGAGCAAGGTTTTCGCCATGTCCTCCGTTCGGAATTTCCCACCTTGGCTATCGAGGAAAAAGTCAGCTCGAACGAGAGCGTGGACGTGATCTACGAAGCGGTGCGCCGCTATATTGGGAAGAACGGTCCGCCAGCCGCAATCTATAACGTATCAGGTGCAAACCTTGGAGTCGGACGCGCACTCGAGGACGAGCGCATCAGCAATACGACTGTGTTCGTCGGCCACGAACTGAATATGAATTCCCGATCATTGCTCGAAAGAGGCATTATGGACATTGCGATCGGGCATGATTTCGAGCGGGAGATCGCCTTGTCGGTCGAATGTATAAAGATGGCACGGCGGGGGATCCAACCTGTCAATCGCATAACGCAAAGCCAGGTTTTCACCCGCTATAACTGTGCCATCTTTTAG
- a CDS encoding amino acid ABC transporter permease — protein sequence MDYQFQWRPVLRALPEMLWGALETIEIAGLAMAFGTILAIFLALGKRSGKNYLSLPADVWIETARNTPALFQIYMLYFGLGSLGLHVSSYAALLFGITFNNAGYLAETFRGGFSAVPETQTRAARSLGLGAVQTMWHIVIPQMLRAVFHAMTNQMVWSILMSSLGVIVGVTTDLTGVTQELNVVTYRTFEYFFVAACLYYIISKLFTVSARIVAWRLFRY from the coding sequence ATGGACTATCAATTTCAGTGGAGGCCGGTCCTTCGCGCGCTTCCCGAGATGCTGTGGGGCGCTCTGGAAACGATCGAGATCGCCGGCCTGGCCATGGCGTTCGGGACGATTCTCGCCATTTTCCTGGCGCTCGGCAAACGGTCAGGCAAAAATTACCTGTCCTTGCCCGCCGACGTGTGGATCGAGACGGCCAGAAACACCCCGGCGCTCTTCCAGATCTACATGCTTTATTTCGGCCTGGGTTCGCTTGGCCTGCACGTTAGCTCCTATGCCGCCCTGTTGTTCGGTATCACCTTCAACAATGCCGGCTACCTTGCCGAGACCTTCCGCGGCGGCTTCTCGGCCGTTCCGGAGACGCAGACGCGGGCGGCGCGTTCCCTCGGACTGGGGGCCGTGCAGACCATGTGGCATATCGTGATCCCGCAGATGCTGCGCGCGGTTTTCCACGCCATGACCAACCAGATGGTGTGGTCCATCCTGATGAGTTCCTTGGGGGTCATTGTCGGCGTGACCACGGATCTTACGGGCGTCACCCAGGAGCTCAATGTCGTGACCTATAGAACCTTCGAGTATTTCTTCGTCGCGGCTTGCCTCTACTACATCATTTCCAAGCTCTTCACGGTGTCGGCGCGCATCGTGGCTTGGCGCTTGTTCCGTTACTAG
- a CDS encoding ABC transporter permease — MSLEMVSNSKLEKRNLGQSRLSAFGSAFVADGFTMYPVLLVLVIVGAIVAPNFATTINLINILEQISVLGLTTIGLTFVVLIGRLDLSLEGIVGFAPMFAAVTLVPATAGGLGIELPAWAGLFVALGTAGFIGWFNGFMVVRVGLNPFISTLGLLVLLRGGVLIISNGRSIYSPGKALTYLGSEKLLGIPVAVLVFVLVAIVVGLVFQYHRYGRALYAIGGNEDAARAAGIKVDRVIWSAFIFAALLAGLAGILMTGRLDSAVTTQGQGIIFSAFAAAVIGGVSLGGGRGTIIGVVSGVLLIGVINNLLTLAQVPSFYVQASTGAVIIVAAILTTVASRRSSGVRTRT; from the coding sequence ATGAGCTTGGAAATGGTGAGCAACTCAAAACTGGAAAAGCGGAATTTGGGACAGTCGCGCCTTTCCGCTTTTGGTAGCGCTTTCGTCGCCGACGGTTTCACAATGTATCCTGTGCTTCTCGTGCTTGTCATCGTAGGCGCCATTGTGGCGCCGAATTTTGCCACGACGATCAATCTTATCAATATTCTCGAGCAGATCAGCGTGCTGGGATTGACCACAATTGGACTGACATTCGTGGTCCTTATTGGTCGCCTTGACCTTTCTCTTGAGGGCATCGTTGGTTTCGCGCCGATGTTTGCGGCTGTCACATTGGTTCCCGCGACAGCAGGCGGCCTGGGGATAGAATTACCGGCCTGGGCGGGTTTGTTCGTGGCATTGGGAACCGCCGGATTCATCGGCTGGTTCAACGGCTTCATGGTCGTGCGGGTTGGCCTCAATCCGTTCATCTCGACCTTGGGTCTGCTTGTGCTGCTGCGCGGTGGCGTTCTGATCATTTCCAACGGCCGTTCCATTTATTCACCGGGCAAGGCACTGACTTACCTCGGTTCCGAAAAACTGCTTGGAATCCCGGTCGCGGTGCTCGTATTTGTGCTTGTTGCTATCGTGGTCGGCCTGGTCTTCCAATATCACCGCTATGGACGAGCGTTGTACGCGATCGGCGGTAATGAAGACGCTGCGCGGGCTGCTGGCATCAAAGTGGACAGAGTGATTTGGTCGGCGTTCATTTTCGCAGCCCTATTGGCTGGGTTGGCGGGCATTTTGATGACCGGGCGGTTGGACTCTGCGGTGACAACGCAAGGTCAAGGGATCATCTTCAGTGCCTTCGCAGCCGCGGTTATTGGTGGTGTGAGCCTGGGCGGTGGCCGGGGTACGATCATCGGCGTCGTAAGCGGCGTGCTTTTGATCGGCGTCATCAACAATCTGCTGACGCTGGCTCAGGTTCCATCCTTCTATGTCCAAGCATCGACCGGAGCCGTCATCATCGTCGCCGCGATACTGACAACGGTTGCGAGCAGACGGTCGAGCGGTGTCCGGACGCGAACCTAA
- a CDS encoding amino acid ABC transporter ATP-binding protein: MIAIENVHKQFGPLHVLKGVDLTVKKGEVLSMIGGSGSGKSTMLMCINGLEGIQQGRIKVDGVEVHAKTTDLNKLRRRIGIVFQQWNAFPHLTVLENVTLAPRKVLGKSKDEAEAIAIEQLSHVGLKEKLAVFPSRLSGGQQQRMAIARALAMSPDYMLFDEVTSALDPQLVGEVLDTLRMLSKEGMTMIVVTHEMRFAREVSDRIAFFKEGRIHEIGSPEQIFDHPQKPETAAFLKSI, from the coding sequence ATGATCGCAATTGAGAATGTACACAAGCAATTCGGCCCGCTGCACGTGCTGAAAGGCGTGGATCTGACGGTGAAGAAGGGCGAAGTCCTGTCAATGATCGGCGGTTCGGGGTCCGGCAAGTCCACGATGTTGATGTGCATAAACGGCCTGGAGGGCATCCAGCAGGGGCGCATAAAGGTCGATGGCGTGGAAGTTCACGCCAAGACCACGGACCTCAACAAGCTACGCCGCCGGATCGGTATCGTGTTTCAGCAGTGGAATGCATTCCCCCACCTCACAGTCCTGGAGAACGTCACACTTGCTCCGAGGAAAGTCCTCGGAAAATCCAAGGACGAGGCGGAAGCGATCGCTATCGAGCAACTGTCTCACGTTGGATTGAAGGAAAAGCTCGCGGTGTTTCCATCTCGCCTGTCCGGTGGACAGCAGCAACGAATGGCGATCGCAAGGGCGCTTGCCATGTCGCCAGACTACATGTTGTTCGACGAGGTTACCTCAGCCCTCGATCCGCAGTTGGTCGGCGAAGTTTTGGACACGCTTCGCATGTTGTCGAAAGAAGGGATGACCATGATCGTCGTTACACACGAGATGCGGTTCGCCCGCGAAGTTTCGGATCGGATCGCCTTCTTCAAGGAAGGCCGTATCCACGAGATCGGTTCGCCGGAGCAGATATTCGATCACCCCCAGAAACCGGAAACTGCGGCCTTCCTGAAGTCCATTTGA
- a CDS encoding sugar ABC transporter ATP-binding protein — protein sequence MDNKRPIVEMRNIAKTFGSTRALLGVDFTVMHGEVHALLGRNGAGKSTLVSTMSGFTPADTGTIRIADTEVEANGHSYAASIRNVIAHVQQTPQLFNLLTVAENLFLENPIVQKKYGIVSHGHMLARATELLDKWNMDIRPNSLAGELGAGTRQLLEIMKALNRGVPVMILDEPTAALSNAEKRMLFDQVKLLKAAGVSFIYISHHLDEIFEVADTVTILRDGQVVKAREPVSGLDVETIADIMMGEKTVRSVREDHTRHQEPALLQAKAIRIDQLAENDIDFQVRPGEIVALAGPVGSGKEALAMILAGQLNPASGEITSPRGSFPTIGLVPTDRHASGYVGILGVRENVAIGGLEMLSGTFGFINKGREASHVGRLAQQTNVIASSLDQAVSQLSGGNQQKVVFARALCRNPEAIVALSPTRGVDVGAKEQLYALLRDLASKGLGVIVVSDEEDEIVQLANRVVIVFEGRIVDELVGEYTMKDLILRMEGVI from the coding sequence ATGGACAATAAGCGACCCATCGTAGAGATGCGCAACATCGCCAAGACCTTTGGTTCTACGCGCGCGCTACTCGGCGTGGATTTCACCGTCATGCACGGTGAGGTTCACGCCCTGTTGGGCCGAAACGGCGCAGGAAAAAGCACCCTGGTTTCCACTATGAGTGGCTTCACGCCGGCCGACACCGGGACGATCAGGATCGCGGACACTGAAGTCGAAGCGAACGGTCACAGCTACGCGGCAAGCATTCGCAACGTCATAGCGCATGTCCAACAGACGCCGCAGCTCTTCAACCTGCTCACGGTTGCCGAGAATCTCTTTCTGGAAAACCCGATCGTTCAAAAGAAGTATGGCATTGTAAGCCATGGGCACATGCTGGCGCGGGCTACCGAGCTGCTCGACAAATGGAACATGGACATTCGCCCCAATTCGCTCGCGGGAGAATTGGGCGCGGGCACGCGGCAGCTTCTGGAAATCATGAAGGCATTGAACCGGGGCGTCCCGGTGATGATCCTCGACGAGCCGACTGCGGCACTGAGCAACGCAGAGAAACGAATGCTCTTTGACCAGGTGAAGCTGCTCAAAGCCGCCGGCGTCTCGTTCATTTATATCTCGCACCATCTCGATGAAATTTTCGAGGTCGCAGACACGGTGACCATCCTGAGGGATGGGCAAGTCGTGAAGGCGCGTGAACCCGTGAGTGGGCTCGACGTTGAAACCATCGCAGACATCATGATGGGGGAAAAGACCGTTCGTAGCGTCCGCGAGGACCACACCAGACACCAGGAGCCGGCCTTGCTTCAGGCAAAAGCTATTCGAATCGACCAGTTGGCGGAGAACGATATCGACTTCCAGGTGCGCCCGGGCGAGATCGTCGCTCTGGCCGGTCCTGTCGGTAGCGGAAAGGAAGCGCTGGCTATGATTCTCGCCGGGCAGCTAAATCCCGCGAGCGGAGAAATTACGTCCCCGCGCGGATCGTTCCCGACGATAGGCTTGGTTCCGACGGATCGTCATGCCAGCGGGTATGTCGGCATACTTGGGGTTCGGGAGAATGTGGCGATCGGCGGGCTTGAAATGCTGTCCGGAACATTCGGTTTTATCAACAAGGGAAGAGAAGCCAGCCATGTTGGCCGCCTTGCCCAGCAGACGAACGTGATCGCATCGTCGCTCGACCAAGCGGTCAGCCAATTGAGCGGCGGGAACCAACAGAAGGTCGTCTTCGCGCGCGCCCTGTGCCGCAACCCCGAGGCCATCGTGGCTCTCAGCCCCACCCGTGGCGTCGACGTCGGGGCCAAGGAACAACTCTACGCGCTGCTTCGCGATCTCGCCAGCAAAGGCCTGGGGGTCATCGTCGTCTCTGATGAAGAGGACGAAATTGTACAACTGGCCAACCGGGTCGTCATCGTTTTCGAAGGACGCATCGTGGACGAGCTTGTGGGCGAATATACGATGAAAGACTTAATCTTGCGTATGGAGGGCGTGATATGA
- a CDS encoding sugar ABC transporter substrate-binding protein, giving the protein MEEEMKLTKQLLTRRQSTGVIVASALLFALTAGTGIAQDKKSDVRIGFTPKFLKDDFQTLMLDLSKKAFDAKGFTLVGAPDPNGDIAAQVDALQNLIANGANVIVFAPIDAAGIVPVVKKANESNVLVFSIDDSPAGGKVTATVRADNINAGAQGAKEMVKRLKGKACWADNSCMVLELQGALTTPNGLDRSKGFADTLKELGPKVKLIQRPTEWTADMAADAAQNVLTQNPSLNGIFMASELMASAVNAQLNAASKGAAAGDPESVIRVAIDGTPQGLQLIRDKALDATVSQPLSAYADKTAELIELVSGGGKIEVGPRDDGQVIDTPVGPQYQLNATLVTADNVDSPDLWANKLGQ; this is encoded by the coding sequence GTGGAGGAAGAAATGAAACTTACAAAGCAACTACTGACCCGGCGGCAGTCCACCGGCGTGATTGTAGCGAGCGCGCTGCTGTTTGCGTTGACTGCCGGAACCGGCATTGCGCAGGACAAAAAATCGGACGTCAGGATTGGATTCACCCCGAAATTCCTGAAAGATGATTTCCAGACCCTGATGCTCGATCTGTCGAAGAAGGCGTTCGACGCCAAGGGGTTCACCTTGGTTGGAGCTCCCGACCCCAATGGAGATATCGCGGCTCAGGTCGATGCGCTTCAGAACCTGATCGCAAATGGAGCGAACGTGATTGTCTTTGCTCCGATCGATGCGGCGGGCATTGTCCCGGTGGTCAAGAAGGCGAACGAATCAAACGTCCTCGTCTTCTCGATCGACGATAGCCCCGCAGGCGGCAAAGTAACCGCCACTGTGCGCGCCGATAACATCAACGCTGGCGCTCAGGGCGCCAAGGAAATGGTGAAGCGTCTTAAGGGCAAGGCGTGCTGGGCAGACAACAGTTGCATGGTCCTTGAGCTGCAAGGTGCCTTGACCACGCCGAATGGCCTTGATCGCTCCAAGGGTTTCGCCGATACCCTGAAAGAACTTGGACCGAAGGTTAAGTTGATCCAGCGGCCGACGGAATGGACTGCGGATATGGCCGCGGACGCAGCGCAGAATGTGCTCACCCAAAACCCGTCTCTGAATGGCATCTTCATGGCATCAGAACTCATGGCGTCGGCGGTCAACGCGCAGTTGAATGCGGCAAGCAAGGGTGCTGCCGCTGGCGATCCGGAATCGGTAATCCGCGTCGCAATCGATGGAACGCCCCAGGGACTGCAGCTGATCCGTGACAAAGCCCTCGATGCGACGGTGTCTCAGCCCTTGAGCGCTTACGCTGACAAGACGGCTGAACTTATCGAGCTTGTCTCCGGTGGCGGCAAGATCGAGGTCGGCCCCCGTGACGATGGGCAAGTGATCGATACCCCTGTTGGACCGCAGTATCAGCTGAACGCGACGCTGGTTACGGCCGACAATGTCGACTCGCCTGACTTGTGGGCCAACAAGCTCGGCCAGTAA